One part of the Sus scrofa isolate TJ Tabasco breed Duroc chromosome 8, Sscrofa11.1, whole genome shotgun sequence genome encodes these proteins:
- the PYURF gene encoding protein preY, mitochondrial (The RefSeq protein has 1 non-frameshifting indel compared to this genomic sequence), translating to MLSGARGRLALALRGTRAPPSAVARRCLHASGSRPSADENKEGKPPRAFDPALLEFLVCPLSKKPLRYEPSTNELINEELGIAYPIIDGIPNMIPQAARMTHQNKKQEEMKQH from the exons ATGCTGAGCGGAGCGCGCGGTCGGCTCGCCTTAGCGCTGCGAGGGACACGCGCGCCGCCGTCCGCGGTCGCCAGGAGGTGCCTGCACGCTTCGGGCTCGCGGCCGTCCGCGGACGAGAACAAGAAGGAGGGGAAACCGCCACGCGCCTTCGACCCGGCGCTGCTGGAGTTCTTGGTGTGCCCGCTGTCCAAGAAGCCGCTCAG ATATGAACCATCGACAAATGAATTGATTAATGAAGAGCTGGGAATAGCCTATCCGATTATTGACGGGATTCCTAATATGATACCACAGGCAGCTAGGATGACACATCAAAAtaagaagcaagaagaaatgaAGCAGCACTAG
- the PIGY gene encoding phosphatidylinositol N-acetylglucosaminyltransferase subunit Y has product MFLSLPTLTVLVPLVSLGGLLYSASVEESFPQGCTSTASLCFYSLLLPITIPVYVFFHLWTWMGIKLFRHN; this is encoded by the coding sequence ATGTTTCTGTCTCTTCCCACGCTGACTGTCCTTGTCCCCCTGGTCTCTCTGGGAGGACTGCTGTACTCCGCCTCCGTGGAAGAGAGcttcccccagggctgcaccagcaCAGCCAGCCTGTGCTTCTACAGTCTGCTCCTGCCCATCACCATCCCCGTTTACGTGTTCTTCCACCTCTGGACTTGGATGGGTATTAAACTCTTCCGGCATAATTAA